A section of the Hypomesus transpacificus isolate Combined female chromosome 1, fHypTra1, whole genome shotgun sequence genome encodes:
- the rxfp1 gene encoding relaxin receptor 1, whose product MMKAMVAVFLCYGVSPMLTSFNISEEKASCPLGYFPCGNLSACLPQLLHCNGVDDCGNQADEENCGDNNGWPHLFDKYFGIPNYDLGTKSNTCLLGLVPDRCQCRDLELDCDGAQLQDVPTVAVNVTMMSLQRNRLRKLNADIFYKYQSLQKLYLQHNRIRAVSPSAFRGLYNLTRLYLSYNKISILMPGVFQDLHKLEWLILENNNIHQISSLTFSGLRSLVLLVLLNNSLTKLDDICMEMPRLNWLDMEGNLIENVENVTFCSCNMLTVLVLQRNRIRHIHEQAFSLLQKLGELDLSTNRLGAIPPNLFVYLEDLLQLNISYNPIVNLQVDHFDDLHKLKSLSIEGIEIGNIQRRMFEPLKHLTHIYFKKFQYCGYAPHVRSCKPNTDGISSFEDLLANIVLRVFVWVVSATTCFGNIFVICMRSYIRSENKLHAMCIISLCCADGLMGVYLFMIGAYDLKFRGEYNRHAQAWMDSVQCQVIGSLAMLSTEVSVLLLTYLTLEKYICIVYPFHYLTPGRRRTVSILFSIWVFGFIIAFLPLVCKGLFRNFYGTNGVCFPLHSEQPETTSAQVYSIVIFLGLNLVAFLIIVLSYGSMFYNIQRTGTQTTKYSNHIKKEVTIAKRFFSIVITDSLCWIPIFILKILSLLQVEIPGTISSWVVIFILPINSALNPILYTLTTRPFKETILQVWDNYRQRRPLLSSHAIHHPSLTWQEMWPLPENSQTLTSPEYLPNPSEVSCTTGKSQLITVESTNGV is encoded by the exons GAGACAACAATGGGTGGCCTCATCTCTTCGACAAATACTTTGGGATCCCAAACTACGACCTTGGAACCAAATCCAATACGTGCT TGCTGGGCCTGGTTCCTGATCGGTGTCAGTGCCGAGACCTGGAACTGGACTGTGACGGCGCTCAGCTCCAGGACGTGCCCACCGTGGCTGTGAATGTCACCATGAT GTCCTTACAAAGGAACAGACTTCGGAAACTGAATGCTGACATATTCTACAAGTACCAGAGCCTTCAGAAACT ATATCTCCAACACAACAGGATTCGAGCTGTGAGTCCCAGTGCATTCAGAGGGCTTTACAACTTGACAAGACT ATATTTAAGCTACAACAAGATCTCCATTCTGATGCCCGGAGTGTTTCAGGACCTGCACAAGTTGGAGTGGTT GATCCTCGAAAACAACAATATCCATCAAATCTCCTCACTGACATTCTCTGGGTTGCGCTCATTGGTTCTTCT GGTTCTGTTGAACAATTCTCTGACCAAGTTGGATGACATCTGCATGGAGATGCCAAGATTAAACTGGCT agaCATGGAAGGAAATCTCATTGAAAATGTTGAAAATGTAACCTTCTGCTCATGCAACATGTTAACAGTGCT gGTTTTACAGCGGAACAGAATCCGCCACATACACGAACAGGCCTTTTCCCTTCTACAAAAACTTGGGGAATT AGATCTGTCCACTAACAGACTGGGTGCGATCCCACCCAATCTCTTTGTTTATTTGGAAGATTTACTCCAACT GAACATATCATATAATCCTATCGTGAACCTACAAGTTGACCACTTTGATGACTTGCATAAACTGAAGTCATT GAGCATCGAGGGGATAGAGATTGGGAACATACAGCGGAGAATGTTTGAACCTCTCAAACACTTGACTCATAT ATACTTCAAGAAGTTCCAGTACTGTGGGTACGCTCCGCACGTACGCAGCTGCAAGCCCAACACGGACGGCATCTCGTCGTTCGAGGACCTGCTGGCGAACATCGTCctgagggtgtttgtgtgggtggtgtCGGCCACCACCTGCTTTGGAAACATCTTCGTCATCTGCATGCGCTCCTATATCCGCTCTGAGAACAAGCTACACGCCATGTGCATCATCTCCCTATGCt GTGCGGATGGGCTGATGGGTGTTTACCTGTTCATGATCGGCGCCTACGACCTCAAGTTCCGTGGCGAGTACAACCGTCACGCCCAGGCCTGGATGGACAGCGTCCAGTGTCAGGTGATCGGCTCCTTGGCCATGCTCTCCACCGAGGTGTcggtcctcctcctcacctaccTCACCCTGGAGAAGTACATCTGCATCGTCTACCCCTTCCACTACCTCACCCCTGGCAGAAGGAGGACGGTCAGCATCCTGTTCAGTATTTGGGTGTTCGGGTTCATCATCGCCTTCCTGCCGCTGGTCTGCAAGGGCCTGTTCCGGAACTTCTACGGCACCAATGGGGTGTGCTTCCCTCTTCACTCGGAACAACCGGAGACAACCTCGGCTCAGGTGTACTCCATAGTCATCTTTCTGG GTCTTAACTTGGTGGCGTTCCTCATCATAGTGCTGTCATATGGAAGCATGTTTTACAACATCCAGAGAACAGGTACACAGACCACCAAGTACAGTAACCATATCAAGAAGGAGGTGACCATAGCAAAGAGATTCTTCTCCATTGTCATCACTGACTCTCTTTGCTGGATACCGATCTTCATCCTGAAGatcctgtctctcctgcaggTGGAGATTCCCG GGACAATCAGTTCCTGGGTGGTGATATTCATTCTACCCATCAACAGCGCCCTCAACCCTATTCTCTACACTCTGACGACGAGGCCCTTCAAAGAGACCATCCTGCAGGTGTGGGACAACTACCGCCAGAGGAGGCCTCTTCTAAGCAGCCATGCCATCCATCACCCGTCTCTCACCTGGCAGGAGATGTGGCCGCTACCCGAAAACAGCCAGACCCTCACCTCTCCAGAGTACCTGCCAAACCCGTCAGAAGTCTCCTGCACCACAGGAAAATCACAGCTCATCACAGTGGAAAGTACAAATGGCGTTTAG